A genomic segment from Alteribacillus bidgolensis encodes:
- a CDS encoding Stp1/IreP family PP2C-type Ser/Thr phosphatase, whose protein sequence is MDTVFLTDAGKVRDHNEDAGGIFINKAGEYLAVVADGMGGHQAGDIASKMTTDLLSQAWKSLEKPFTPDEAGEWLSVKIDEVNQKVFDKANENSHLQGMGTTLVAAVCTPSFIVIAHVGDSRAYLLTEAALQLKTQDHSLVNELKKSGQLTEEEAENHPRKNILTRALGTEPVIKSEKLALEWNQGNAVILCSDGLTNKITDDEIKQELCSKQSLDDSAKILIHTANERGGEDNITLAVVMNVPLEEGMM, encoded by the coding sequence GTGGATACCGTATTTTTAACCGATGCCGGTAAGGTTCGGGATCATAATGAAGATGCAGGCGGAATTTTTATAAACAAAGCAGGAGAGTACCTGGCAGTGGTGGCCGACGGAATGGGAGGCCACCAAGCCGGGGATATTGCAAGTAAAATGACAACAGATTTGCTGAGCCAAGCGTGGAAGTCATTAGAAAAGCCATTTACCCCAGATGAAGCCGGAGAATGGCTCAGTGTTAAGATAGACGAAGTGAATCAGAAAGTATTTGACAAAGCAAATGAAAATAGTCATTTGCAAGGAATGGGAACAACCTTAGTTGCGGCTGTTTGTACTCCTTCCTTTATAGTAATTGCTCATGTTGGCGACAGCAGAGCGTATCTTTTAACGGAAGCAGCATTGCAGCTTAAAACACAAGATCATTCGCTAGTAAATGAATTGAAAAAAAGCGGCCAATTAACAGAAGAAGAAGCAGAGAATCATCCGCGCAAAAACATTTTAACAAGAGCATTGGGGACAGAACCTGTAATCAAAAGTGAAAAATTGGCTTTGGAATGGAATCAAGGAAATGCTGTAATCCTTTGTTCTGATGGATTAACAAATAAAATAACAGATGATGAAATAAAACAGGAGCTGTGCAGTAAGCAATCTCTAGATGACAGTGCCAAGATTCTTATACATACTGCCAATGAACGAGGGGGAGAAGATAACATTACTCTTGCTGTTGTGATGAATGTCCCACTTGAAGAGGGGATGATGTAA
- the rlmN gene encoding 23S rRNA (adenine(2503)-C(2))-methyltransferase RlmN — protein MQQLKKKVKAEAPGKTSIFTLRFEQLQDWLKEQQEPAFRADQIFEWLYQKRVESFEEMTNLSKTLRQKLIDAFSITVLKEAARQESSDGTVKLLFELQDGYTIETVVMKHNYGNSVCVTTQVGCRLGCTFCASTLGGLKRNLEAGEITAQVLEAQRALDEKGERVDSVVIMGIGEPFDNYDELISFLKVINHDKGLNIGARHITVSTSGVVPRIYDFADENMQINFAISLHAPNTEIRSRLMPVNRAWPIDKLMDSIRYYQKKTNRRITFEYGLFGGVNDQVEHAEELAELIKGLKCHVNLIPVNYVPERDYVRTSKNDIFAFERTLKEHGVNVTIRREQGHDIDAACGQLRAKERKQETR, from the coding sequence ATGCAGCAATTAAAGAAAAAAGTAAAAGCGGAAGCGCCTGGGAAAACATCCATCTTTACGTTGCGATTTGAACAGCTCCAAGACTGGCTGAAAGAACAGCAAGAACCAGCATTTCGTGCAGATCAGATTTTCGAGTGGCTGTACCAAAAAAGAGTAGAAAGCTTCGAGGAAATGACTAATTTATCGAAAACACTGCGCCAAAAATTAATAGACGCATTTTCGATTACCGTATTAAAAGAAGCTGCTAGACAGGAATCATCCGACGGAACGGTGAAATTATTATTTGAACTGCAAGATGGGTACACGATTGAAACGGTGGTCATGAAACACAACTATGGAAATAGCGTATGTGTAACAACGCAAGTAGGCTGCCGGCTTGGCTGTACGTTTTGTGCCTCCACACTTGGCGGATTAAAACGAAATCTAGAAGCTGGTGAAATTACAGCTCAAGTTTTGGAAGCACAGCGTGCACTAGATGAAAAAGGAGAGCGTGTAGATTCAGTAGTAATCATGGGGATCGGTGAACCATTTGACAATTATGATGAACTGATTTCTTTTCTAAAAGTGATTAATCATGATAAAGGGTTAAATATTGGCGCCCGTCATATTACCGTTTCAACTAGTGGTGTCGTACCGAGGATTTATGATTTTGCTGATGAAAACATGCAAATTAACTTTGCAATTTCACTTCACGCACCGAATACAGAAATCCGCAGCCGGCTCATGCCAGTCAACCGCGCCTGGCCGATTGATAAGCTAATGGACTCTATCCGTTATTACCAGAAAAAAACGAATAGACGCATAACCTTCGAATATGGTCTATTTGGCGGCGTGAACGATCAAGTCGAACATGCTGAAGAACTTGCAGAATTGATCAAAGGATTAAAATGCCACGTGAACTTGATTCCTGTTAACTACGTTCCTGAGCGTGATTATGTCAGAACGAGTAAAAATGATATTTTTGCTTTTGAACGGACGTTGAAAGAGCACGGTGTAAACGTTACAATCCGGCGTGAGCAAGGACACGACATCGATGCAGCATGCGGGCAGCTTCGCGCGAAGGAACGCAAACAAGAAACGAGGTGA
- the rsmB gene encoding 16S rRNA (cytosine(967)-C(5))-methyltransferase RsmB encodes MTNNFNKNVREKALELLQRIEKEGAYSHLLLNHVLSHGQVSKKDESLLTELVYGTIKRKNTLDFYLTPFLKNGIDSIEPWVLQLLRLSVYQLVYLDRVPDRAVIHEAVNIAKKRGHKGISGLVNGVLRSIQRKGLPRTNSLSGIERLAIETSHPEWLLEDWIAAYGEKEAKAMALTNLDPPPLTVRVNLSKSTKEEIKNKLLEEGCQIEEGALSPDALIITSGSVITTETYKNGYVTIQDESSMLVARLLQPEPGMRVLDACAAPGGKTTHLAECMEDKGSINAFDLHKKKIKLIEEQAKRLGLSIIEAKAMDARELTAHLDEQFDRVLVDAPCSGLGVIRRKPELKWQKQKENLERFPKIQADILAEASKLVKPGGMLVYSTCTVRKEENEDVVEAFLSQNNLFKRERNEFLANTLQAEHGQKTILPQQFGTDGFFMALLKKQDL; translated from the coding sequence ATGACCAATAATTTTAATAAAAACGTAAGAGAAAAAGCATTGGAACTTCTTCAGCGAATTGAAAAAGAAGGGGCTTACAGCCATTTGCTTTTAAATCATGTATTAAGTCATGGACAAGTTTCAAAAAAAGATGAGTCTTTGCTAACAGAGCTTGTCTATGGCACGATAAAACGAAAAAATACGCTTGATTTTTATTTAACTCCCTTTTTAAAAAACGGAATAGATTCGATAGAGCCCTGGGTGCTGCAGCTGCTTCGTCTCTCCGTGTATCAGCTTGTATATTTAGACAGGGTGCCAGATAGAGCGGTTATTCATGAAGCCGTCAATATAGCGAAAAAGCGAGGGCATAAAGGAATAAGCGGCCTGGTGAATGGCGTGCTTCGTTCGATTCAGCGAAAAGGTCTTCCGCGTACAAATTCATTATCAGGTATAGAACGTCTGGCAATCGAAACGAGCCATCCAGAATGGCTTCTAGAAGACTGGATTGCAGCTTATGGGGAAAAAGAAGCAAAAGCAATGGCTCTAACGAATTTAGATCCCCCTCCTTTAACCGTGAGGGTAAATCTGTCAAAATCGACAAAAGAAGAAATAAAAAACAAATTACTCGAAGAAGGCTGTCAAATCGAAGAAGGTGCTCTCTCTCCTGATGCCCTTATTATAACTTCAGGGAGTGTAATAACAACAGAAACGTATAAAAATGGATATGTTACGATACAGGATGAAAGCTCTATGCTTGTGGCGAGGTTACTTCAGCCTGAGCCTGGAATGAGGGTATTAGATGCTTGTGCAGCTCCTGGAGGAAAAACGACGCACTTAGCCGAATGTATGGAAGATAAGGGATCAATTAATGCATTTGACCTTCATAAGAAAAAAATAAAATTAATTGAGGAACAAGCAAAACGCCTTGGTTTATCTATTATTGAGGCAAAAGCCATGGACGCTAGAGAGCTTACAGCTCATTTAGACGAACAGTTTGACAGAGTACTTGTAGATGCTCCTTGCAGTGGTCTTGGCGTTATAAGACGCAAACCTGAATTAAAGTGGCAGAAGCAAAAAGAAAATTTAGAACGTTTTCCAAAGATTCAAGCGGACATTTTAGCAGAAGCCTCTAAATTGGTGAAACCTGGCGGGATGCTTGTTTACAGTACTTGTACGGTAAGAAAAGAAGAAAATGAAGACGTAGTAGAAGCATTTTTAAGCCAAAACAACTTGTTTAAAAGAGAACGAAATGAATTTTTAGCGAATACGCTGCAAGCCGAACATGGACAAAAAACCATATTACCGCAGCAATTTGGTACGGACGGTTTTTTTATGGCTTTGTTAAAAAAGCAGGATTTATAA